A part of Propioniciclava coleopterorum genomic DNA contains:
- a CDS encoding TOBE domain-containing protein: MALARALAIDPRVLLLDEPLSALDVAAAGQVRAVLAERLAGRTCLLVTHHPLDVWTLAHHVVVLDAGRVVDQGTPQEVLARPATGFVAQLAGLSVLRGRASTGGLTLPDGTEVAGMPQEGWTGNGAGLATIPPDAVALYATPPEGSPRNRWPVTVAAVEPRGAVVRVGVTLPGGDTLAVDVTAAASAALGLAPGVTCWAVVKATQVSLHPGHD; the protein is encoded by the coding sequence GTGGCGCTGGCCCGCGCGCTCGCGATCGACCCGCGCGTCCTGCTGCTGGACGAGCCGCTGTCGGCGCTGGACGTCGCCGCCGCCGGCCAGGTACGGGCGGTGCTCGCCGAGCGGCTGGCCGGCCGGACGTGCCTACTGGTCACCCACCACCCCCTCGACGTGTGGACGCTGGCCCACCACGTGGTGGTGCTGGACGCCGGCCGCGTCGTGGATCAGGGCACGCCACAGGAGGTGCTGGCTCGCCCCGCCACCGGGTTCGTCGCGCAGTTGGCCGGCCTGTCGGTGCTGCGCGGCCGGGCGTCCACCGGCGGCCTCACGCTGCCCGACGGCACCGAGGTGGCCGGCATGCCGCAGGAGGGCTGGACCGGGAACGGAGCCGGACTGGCGACCATCCCCCCGGACGCCGTCGCGCTGTACGCCACCCCGCCCGAGGGCAGCCCCCGCAACCGATGGCCGGTCACCGTGGCGGCCGTCGAACCCCGGGGCGCGGTCGTCCGGGTCGGCGTCACGCTGCCCGGCGGCGACACGCTCGCCGTCGACGTCACGGCCGCGGCCAGCGCCGCCCTCGGCCTGGCGCCCGGCGTGACCTGCTGGGCCGTCGTCAAGGCCACCCAGGTGTCCCTGCACCCCGGCCACGACTGA
- the lpdA gene encoding dihydrolipoyl dehydrogenase, which produces MSSHFDVVVLGAGPGGYVAAIRAAQLGKKVAIIEKEYWGGVCLNVGCIPTKSLLRNAELAHIVTKEAKQFGISGDITVDYGVAFSRSRKVSERMVGGIHYLMKKNKIKEFNGWGTFVDAHSISVALEDGSTETLTFDNCIIAAGATTKLLRGTSLSPNVITYKEQILADALPGSVVIGGSGAIGTEFAYVLNSYGVDVTIVEFLDRMVPNEDPEVSAELAKAYKKLGIKVLTGTAVQTVEDTGSGVKVTVAPAKGGEPQVLEADKFLQAMGFAPRVEGYGLENTGVAVSDRGVIEIDDFMRTNVPGIYAIGDCTGKLMLAHTAEAQGVVAAETLAGAETMAINYDMIPRATYCQPQIASFGYTEQQAKDKGFDVKVGKFPFSANGKAWGLGDAVGFVKVVADAEHNEILGAHMIGPDVTELLPELVLAQMWDLTADEVGRSVHAHPTLSEAIKEAVEGVAGHMINL; this is translated from the coding sequence ATGAGCTCTCACTTCGACGTCGTTGTTCTCGGCGCCGGCCCGGGCGGCTATGTGGCCGCCATCCGTGCCGCGCAGCTGGGCAAGAAGGTTGCCATCATCGAGAAGGAGTACTGGGGCGGTGTCTGCCTCAACGTGGGCTGCATCCCCACCAAGTCGCTCCTGCGGAACGCCGAGTTGGCGCACATCGTGACCAAGGAGGCCAAGCAGTTCGGCATCTCCGGCGACATCACCGTGGACTACGGCGTCGCGTTCTCGCGCTCGCGCAAGGTGTCCGAGCGCATGGTGGGCGGCATCCACTACCTGATGAAGAAGAACAAGATCAAGGAGTTCAACGGCTGGGGCACGTTCGTCGACGCGCACTCGATCTCGGTCGCCCTGGAGGACGGCTCCACCGAGACCCTCACGTTCGACAACTGCATCATCGCCGCGGGCGCCACGACCAAGCTGCTGCGCGGCACGTCGCTGAGCCCGAACGTCATCACCTACAAGGAGCAGATCCTGGCCGATGCCCTCCCGGGCTCGGTCGTGATCGGCGGGTCGGGCGCCATCGGCACCGAGTTCGCCTACGTCCTGAACAGCTACGGCGTCGACGTCACGATCGTGGAGTTCCTCGACCGGATGGTTCCCAACGAGGACCCGGAGGTGTCGGCGGAGCTGGCCAAGGCGTACAAGAAGCTCGGCATCAAGGTGCTCACCGGGACGGCCGTGCAGACCGTCGAGGACACCGGCTCCGGCGTCAAGGTGACCGTCGCCCCGGCGAAGGGCGGCGAGCCGCAGGTGCTGGAGGCCGACAAGTTCCTGCAGGCGATGGGCTTCGCCCCGCGCGTGGAGGGCTACGGCCTGGAGAACACCGGCGTCGCCGTCTCCGACCGCGGCGTCATCGAGATCGACGACTTCATGCGCACCAACGTGCCCGGCATCTACGCCATCGGCGACTGCACGGGCAAGCTGATGCTGGCCCACACCGCCGAGGCGCAGGGGGTCGTGGCCGCGGAGACGTTGGCGGGCGCCGAGACCATGGCGATCAACTACGACATGATCCCGCGGGCCACCTACTGTCAGCCGCAGATCGCCTCGTTCGGGTACACCGAGCAGCAGGCCAAGGACAAGGGCTTCGACGTCAAGGTCGGCAAGTTCCCGTTCTCCGCGAACGGCAAGGCCTGGGGCCTGGGGGACGCCGTGGGCTTCGTCAAGGTCGTCGCCGACGCCGAGCACAACGAGATCCTGGGCGCCCACATGATCGGCCCCGACGTCACCGAGCTCCTGCCCGAGCTGGTGCTGGCGCAGATGTGGGATCTGACCGCCGACGAGGTCGGCCGCTCGGTCCACGCGCACCCGACGCTGTCGGAGGCCATCAAGGAGGCTGTCGAGGGCGTCGCCGGCCACATGATCAACCTCTGA